In Papaver somniferum cultivar HN1 chromosome 1, ASM357369v1, whole genome shotgun sequence, a genomic segment contains:
- the LOC113333559 gene encoding 15.4 kDa class V heat shock protein-like has translation MEFTFQESPWSPIFMNSPFLFPSSLFTPDNYVHWTQTLESHIDTANLPGVRKGEIKVEVEDSKYLIIRTEELTEETQPAVRFMRKFRLPGMIDIGSISAGYEDGVLTVTVPRTSARRLLHIHLSDLPGRHEILAPAA, from the exons ATGGAGTTTACATTTCAGGAATCACCTTGGTCACCCATATTCATGAATTCACcatttctctttccttcttctctctttaCCCCTGATAACTATGTTCACTGGACACAAACTCTAGAATCTCATATCGACACAGCCAACCTTCCCG GTGTAAGGAAAGGAGAAATTAAAGTAGAAGTAGAGGATTCAAAATATTTGATCATAAGAACAGAAGAATTAACTGAAGAAACACAACCAGCAGTACGTTTCATGAGAAAATTCAGACTTCCTGGTATGATTGATATTGGTTCAATTTCAGCTGGTTATGAAGATGGAGTATTAACTGTTACAGTTCCAAGAACTTCTGCAAGGAGACTTTTACATATCCATCTTTCTGATTTACCAGGCAGGCATGAAATACTTGCCCCTGCAGCTTAA
- the LOC113304828 gene encoding uncharacterized protein LOC113304828 — MEETSSMSKEEDSKSEIGMEDYTEISDVDDDIQIGIDEDINQDEIQEEDEMEVEKEKILPKFDEAKLRELLRNLKSVEVKIYSEAAKEFIKLLRGDTGGEILRHYVQASPLCIELEETWNSRKGKSEVSKIISLITAILEHPDGKFISGNKETLIISQKLDKFARLIIKSESSKEEKDGLLKEKKSKLPDVYEELKSKEGRRQNAALLLMAAIVKRGVGLGSEVAEHFDFKLPVFASLAEYKKNKVENRKHSTRKSFIKFALSFLEVGNPRLLRWVLQQKEMFSGILRGLGSDDEETVVYVLSTLRDRVLTPDSLVPPSLRSVLFGSVTLEQLSSISGNPVDGPSADVAHVVLVMVCTDPQNGLMPDQKGVTNPLKGNRKRLLDLMKKLNAKDNGYHKDLLLEIVNGRPSFGSAYMDELPYNLEPRSSDNWFAAVSLVSDLISSTSTSFSFGAPASQIHDPPTLDSPEVQCMLKCIIPRAFSRGVINRGLQHEDLYVKHGSVRLLLEALKSLENLVGSVDYNSRSNNSMVHKWLNLKQDIQDEARAVLPDPQVLFKLLSDEKKEKEQKNDPKRCNKKMKRSTNFECHAGAKKSKIDRIDGDIDILIGGISSEPDNAMLCKTESIMDELIIDQVENKKESADVIAGIWGFQRVEQQDAEICFHSKVLDVLALYLRTMPNTLEGSYDFFKELPSDPFTLSSNQQQSLLPLLIEYIGWSPERKVPIRPPEALYKHLHPLVNLLIRSPIKEIQNQAYTLARAAMFSTGAFDRDNQEIDAWFLFLPGYRREGQTEEGQGHDLFGDLFGVVVSFFCDAVSTVGNNLYKYHDMVRCKLSELNDIKDAPDFSPLVFCILDKCLRLLESSSGKKLCDKSMVSLYVCNTLSFLLQTQVQGGLLHAFIEFLLTQRLCDLSRRNGFGDFTSLDDSCNFPCEWRPLKNLLLLSQNVSKKQACCNSYSIPQRTQSASRHPFARTLDNIKEIIKRSQGGDLVGVAAGFSSSIICISSYEILENFPSIITISHLLLGKHLQFLSYPFFLEQNFLSRVSDLWPNIVFSALEHFDTIAQKSRCSSYSSEEIISTMEVDSIKSASVAFSFFLKEAPFYVLFSSVLRVGNLESFVSSKLVDILKVKLTEGSPGDLIASLRLALFWAHQIQLSFRVDPVDELERPLQICFICIKHILTQLFAVKSNFDTSSISEFPVLVPYLQEVARIVFHHPAVILSLSQPLRRGLMPACVSLGNGSEDFVSSSKFNVHSMEHNILELLTTVANYFFSSYLDQVAVTEVQDAENKKLLKIFKSLVRQVILFFMDKFDCCIRDKDSTPILPAYHIVVALSPYISPIELLELVQWIFRKVDLIDSIGWKSFKIDAFAVGCYIFDAAFDLLSSYLHQVSRRKVHSSLLWEVKGGNVDISLLQETYYKVIELATTSKLRFADTCLLKAVNTVYKQKIMLPKEDLFPLVMALSRVIKSTPIEIISHCIHTTSATKAKLLFLLTEVSPLHLTLFGQVVLSILGKNLPSTSNMVEENHKCVIADDDLILLLPVALSYLNLSITKFGVQYLKSLGAITSIYSRILLDGFLNWRSSVSRTVFQEEFDESPPSSTKDLLNVFGGTLYGKTIHMLRYCFALNADSIDKKKRKDLFCSMYSSSGTDDSLLDCDVGEINNCSIDDSLNIAIRAIAKVCFSRLLLFPADNFIQSLRTKRGGGLKEMTLEVGSTRKDSMRLRLMRILVSTLRSIAMKFPVVTDNSGKSKRPECSVFTFLETYILRNISELCRKMQTELVQFDSLPFLDTFFSSSLRYRFEDPITLKVLRDVVITLSEGKFSSGVLLELMQAHSHFIPSILWTNSISDSSSVFHGVTLLRPLSSILKSHVLLLTDLHMSDDKINLDLSSSHSRKLEVIKLLRVLYHLKACQNGNVAPAEDISMVPRELLSLLLSCYGATMGKVDLEIFSLMSDIVSAEGSNLSINEMDYLWGGAALKLRRVKELESTHEIINGETCEERRRRQFRESFSIDQNLCVATVLHFPNERVDLDSPTTTSKLQEDNLLNMLEEPYPRIDKIQQYDPAFILRLSIHGLSMGYFELLEFAGLGLLALSIMSISSPDQGIRKLGYDALGLFTNALYKKDEQNKKSLSPLRLLLLSLQNGITQEMQRIPSVSAIFAAEASLVLLDPSSDHHVAISELLRRSPLNLKNIPLFDTLFESCSIKFKTDKLWILRLSYSGLNLDDDAEIFQSKCLHKMLSFYSSPLSDYESKILILQIVKKAVKLHTLARYLVKSCGLLSWLSSVFCFCDKRLYGDDKDQSVKAMTISLEVVNDIISQSTITKLLQNYHLEQLSELSSHLYKFIFENLVLIKQNAPLIHLILQIVVTTLRVTQKREMFEPHLNLPDQPRFNLSYDSLFPLYQAIDGGHDKGFGLTADLVLKAVLTSAPPILNRRDISKITRFVRWAIPVASMPYSEEKLVLRDSELQSTTFSGEQQSKNTLLSTLLRWVAASVILGRISRTSCKIDTFALESRKEYTKEESLKSLLDNLRERHDKGIDDDFDEGREDDHSNIVGLAVTILYLQQLLGTNDKVIQPVVSALSLLLLPDDSESAGGAVSLIGDQGRYLESLCADISCPAEANLAWRWSFDRPWEDSSSELTELQKFDEYNACETSLLIFSNAVGGRLVNLPVLSHQDLNDSGVFGWERNILSTG; from the exons ATGGAGGAAACAAGCTCGATGTCAAAGGAAGAAGATTCAAAAAGTGAAATAGGAATGGAAGATTACACGGAAATCAGTGACGTCGATGATGATATTCAAATAGGAATTGACGAGGATATTAATCAAGACGAAATCCAAG aagaagatgagatggaagtagagaaagaaaaaattctTCCCAAATTTGATGAAGCAAAACTGAGAGAGCTATTGCGTAACTTAAAATCGGTTGAAGTTAAAATTTATTCAGAGGCTGCAAAAGAGTTTATTAAGCTATTAAGAGGAGATACAGGAGGTGAAATACTCCGTCACTATGTACAAGCTTCACCATTATGTATTGAGCTCGAGGAAACTTGGAATTCTCGGAAAGGGAAATCTGAAGTTTCAAAGATTATATCGTTGATTACTGCAATTTTGGAACACCCTGATGGGAAATTTATATCAGGTAATAAAGAGACATTAATTATTAGTCAGAAGCTTGACAAGTTTGCTCGTCTCATTATTAAATCCGAGTCATCCAAAGAAGAAAAGGATGGCTTGCTGAAAGAAAAGAAATCTAAGTTACCAGATGTTTATGAAGAGTTGAAGAGTAAGGAAGGAAGACGGCAAAATGCAGCTTTGTTGCTAATGGCTGCAATTGTTAAACGCGGTGTAGGTTTGGGTTCGGAGGTTGCTGAGCACTTTGACTTCAAGCTTCCTGTTTTTGCTAGTCTAGCAGAAtataagaagaataaggttgaaaACAGAAAGCATTCCACCagaaaatccttcatcaagttcGCACTCTCATTTTTAGAAGTTGGGAATCCGAGATTGTTGAGATGGGTCTTACAGCAGAAGGAAATGTTTTCTGGCATTTTACGTGGACTTGGAAGCGACGATGAGGAGACAGTAGTTTATGTGCTATCTACACTCAGGGATAGAGTTCTAACGCCGGATTCTTTGGTGCCTCCAAGTCTTCGGAGTGTTCTCTTTGGAAGTGTTACCTTGGAACAATTATCTAGCATTTCGGGTAATCCGGTAGATGGACCTTCTGCCGACGTTGCACATGTAGTTCTAGTTATGGTTTGCACTGATCCTCAGAATGGGCTGATGCCAGATCAAAAGGGTGTTACAAATCCATTAAAGGGTAATCGAAAGCGCCTCTTGGATCTCATGAAAAAGCTAAATGCAAAAGATAATGGTTATCACAAGGATCTTCTTTTGGAAATTGTTAACGGGAGGCCTTCTTTTGGTTCAGCATACATGGATGAGTTACCTTACAATCTCGAGCCTCGTTCATCTGATAACTG GTTTGCTGCTGTTTCTTTGGTGTCAGACTTGATTTCTTCCACAAGCACTAGTTTTAGTTTTGGTGCTCCTGCTTCCCAGATACATGATCCACCTACATTAGATAGTCCTGAGGTACAATGTATGCTGAAATGTATTATTCCCCGTGCGTTTAGTCGGGGTGTCATCAATAGGGGATTGCAACATGAAGATCTTTATGTGAAGCATGGTAGTGTGAGGCTTCTTTTAgaggccttaaaatcattagaaaaCTTAGTTGGTTCTGTAGATTATAATTCTCGTTCCAACAATTCAATGGTGCATAAATGGTTGAATCTCAAGCAAGACATTCAAGACGAAGCCAGAGCTGTGTTACCCGACCCTCAAGTTTTGTTTAAATTGCTTTCTGACGAGAAAAAAGAGAAGGAGCAAAAAAATGATCCCAAGCGTTGCAATAAAAAGATGAAAAGGTCAACGAACTTTGAATGCCATGCTGGTgcgaagaaatcaaaaattgatcgCATTGACGGTGATATTGATATCCTTATTGGTGGAATAAGTAGTGAACCCGATAATGCTATGCTTTGTAAGACTGAGAGCATTATGGATGAACTGATTATAGACCAGGTGGAAAATAAAAAGGAGTCGGCTGATGTTATTGCTGGTATTTGGGGATTTCAGAGAGTTGAACAACAAGATGCAGAAATATGTTTCCACTCCAAGGTTCTTGATGTGCTTGCTCTATACCTA CGCACCATGCCTAACACTTTAGAGGGTTCATATGATTTCTTTAAGGAGCTTCCAAGCGACCCTTTTACATTGTCAAGTAACCAGCAGCAATCCTTATTGCCTCTTTTAATAGAATATATTGGATGGTCTCCTGAGAGGAAAGTCCCCATCAGACCCCCTGAAGCACTGTACAAGCATCTGCATCCGTTGGTCAATCTCTTGATACGTTCACCAATCAAAGAAATACAAAATCAAGCATATACTCTGGCTCGAGCAGCCATGTTTAGTACTGGTGCCTTTGACAGAGATAATCAAGAAATTGATGCATGGTTCTTGTTTTTACCTGGTTATAGACGAGAGGGGCAGACAGAGGAAGGACAAGGGCATGACCTTTTCGGGGACTTGTTTGGAGTTGTCGTTTCATTTTTCTGTGACGCTGTTTCTACGGTGGGAAATAACTTGTACAAATATCATGATATGGTAAGGTGCAAACTTTCCGAATTAAATGACATCAAAG ATGCTCCTGATTTCAGCCCTCTTGTCTTCTGTATCCTGGATAAGTGTCTAAGGTTGCTGGAGTCCAGTTCCGGGAAAAAGTTATGTGACAAATCAATGGTATCACTCTATGTGTGCAATACACTAAGTTTTCTCTTGCAGACTCAG GTTCAAGGAGGGTTGCTACATGCTTTCATTGAGTTCCTTTTAACTCAAAGACTTTGTGACCTATCAAGAAGGAATGGATTTGGGGACTTCACTTCACTTGATGATTCATGCAATTTCCCATGTGAATGGAGGCCATTAAAGAATCTGTTGCTCCTTTCACAAAATGTCTCTAAAAAACAGGCTTGTTGTAACTCTTATTCCATTCCCCAAAGAACTCAAAGTGCAAGTCGTCATCCTTTTGCAAGAACTCTTGATAACATAAAGGAAATCATAAAACGTAGTCAAGGTGGTGATTTAGTGGGTGTAGCCGCAGGTTTCTCCTCTTCAATAATTTGTATAAGTTCTTACGAGATATTAGAAAATTTTCCATCCATCATTACTATATCCCATCTCCTTCTAGGAAAACATCTTCAATTCTTATCTTATCCATTTTTCCTTGAGCAAAATTTTCTCTCTAGAGTTTCTGATCTATGGCCCAATATAGTGTTCTCTGCTTTAGAACATTTTGATACAATTGCTCAGAAGTCCAGATGTAGTTCTTATTCCAGTGAGGAAATCATTTCTACCATGGAAGTTGATTCAATCAAATCTGCTTCCGTTGCATTTAGTTTCTTCCTAAAGGAGGCACCTTTTTATGTGCTATTTTCTTCGGTATTGAGAGTTGGAAATCTTGAATCTTTCGTCTCTTCTAAACTTGTAGACATACTCAAGGTCAAGCTTACTGAAGGTTCACCCGGCGACTTGATTGCATCTCTTCGTCTTGCACTTTTCTGGGCTCATCAGATACAATTATCATTCAGAGTTGACCCGGTAGATGAGCTTGAACGGCCCTTGCAGATTTGCTTTATATGCATAAAGCACATATTGACACAACTTTTTGCTGTCAAATCAAATTTTGATACTTCATCTATCAGTGAGTTTCCTGTATTGGTACCATATCTCCAAGAAGTTGCAAGAATTGTTTTCCATCATCCTGCAGTGATtttgtcattatcacaacctttgcGCCGCGGTTTGATGCCTGCTTGTGTAAGCCTGGGCAATGGCTCCGAGGATTTTGTAAGCTCATCGAAGTTCAATGTTCACTCGATGGAACATAATATCTTAGAGTTATTGACGACAGTTGCCAATTACTTCTTTTCTTCATACTTGGATCAAGTTGCCGTGACTGAAGTCCAGgatgcagaaaataaaaagctTTTGAAGATTTTCAAGTCCTTGGTTAGACAGGTTATTTTATTCTTTATGGATAAGTTCGATTGTTGCATTAGGGATAAAGATTCGACCCCCATACTACCAGCTTATCACATAGTTGTTGCTTTAAGTCCTTATATATCTCCTATTGAGTTGCTAGAGCTTGTGCAATGGATTTTTCGTAAAGTTGACCTGATTGACTCAAtaggttggaaatcttttaagaTTGATGCTTTTGCAGTGGGATGCTATATTTTTGATGCTGCTTTCGATTTGCTATCAAGTTATTTGCATCAAGTCAGCAGAAGAAAAGTGCACTCCTCTTTGCTCTGGGAAGTTAAGGGGGGAAATGTTGACATCAGCCTTCTCCAGGAAACTTACTACAAGGTAATTGAACTTGCCACTACTTCCAAGTTAAGATTCGCTGATACATGCTTGTTGAAGGCTGTGAATACCGTGTATAAGCAAAAAATTATGTTGCCGAAAGAGGATCTGTTTCCACTAGTTATGGCACTATCGAGGGTGATAAAAAGCACTCCCATCGAAATTATTTCTCATTGCATCCACACAACAAGTGCAACCAAGGCAAAACTTTTGTTTCTACTTACAGAAGTAAGTCCCTTGCACTTGACTCTTTTTGGGCAAGTAGTTTTGTCCATCTTGGGTAAAAATTTGCCTTCAACTAGCAACATGGTCGAAGAGAACCATAAATGTGTCATTGCAGATGACGACCTTATACTGCTATTACCTGTTGCTCTATCATACTTGAATTTGAGCATTACTAAGTTCGGCGTTCAGTATCTCAAGTCTTTAGGGGCCATCACTTCGATTTATTCGAGAATACTGTTGGATGGTTTCTTAAATTGGAGGAGTTCTGTATCTAGAACCGTGTTTCAAGAAGAATTCGATGAATCCCCACCATCATCTACTAAAGATCTTCTTAATGTATTCGGGGGTACTCTATATGGAAAAACAATTCACATGTTGAGATACTGTTTTGCTTTAAATGCAGATTCTATTGACAAGAAGAAAAGGAAGGATCTTTTTTGTTCTATGTATTCATCTTCTGGTACAGATGATAGTTTGCTAGATTGTGATGTTGGTGAGATAAATAATTGTTCAATTGATGATTCACTAAACATTGCGATTAGAGCCATAGCAAAAGTATGCTTTTCTAGGTTGCTATTATTTCCAGCGGATAATTTTATTCAGTCTCTGAGGACTAaaagaggcggagggttgaaGGAGATGACTCTTGAAGTTGGTTCCACTAGAAAGGATTCTATGAGATTGAGGTTAATGAGAATCTTGGTCAGTACATTGCGCTCTATTGCCATGAAGTTCCCTGTAGTGACAGATAACTCCGGAAAGTCGAAACGCCCAGAATGTTCAGTGTTCACATTCTTAGAAACTTATATTCTGAGAAACATATCTGAATTGTGTAGGAAGATGCAGACAGAGCTTGTCCAGTTTGATTCACTTCCTTTCTTGGATACATTTTTCTCATCATCTCTTCGGTATAGATTTGAGGATCCTATCACATTGAAAGTGCTCAGGGATGTTGTTATTACACTATCTGAAGGGAAATTTTCTTCTGGTGTCCTTCTTGAACTTATGCAAGCTCACTCTCATTTCATCCCTTCTATTCTATGGACTAACTCGATTTCTGACTCTTCTAGTGTTTTTCATGGTGTAACTCTGTTGAGGCCTTTATCCAGCATATTGAAGTCTCATGTTCTCTTACTTACTGATTTACACATGTCGGATGACAAGATTAATCTTGATTTATCTTCTTCCCATTCGAGAAAGTTGGAAGTGATCAAACTTTTGAGAGTACTTTATCATCTCAAGGCTTGTCAGAATGGCAATGTTGCTCCAGCAGAAGATATCAGCATGGTTCCAAGAGAGTTGCTTTCCTTGCTTCTGTCCTGTTATGGCGCAACAATGGGAAAGGTCGATTTGGAGATATTCAGCCTCATGAGTGATATAGTGTCCGCAGAAGGATCTAATCTAAGCATTAATGAAATGGATTATCTGTGGGGAGGTGCCGCTTTAAAACTTAGACGTGTGAAAGAGCTTGAGTCCACCCATGAGATAATCAATGGTGAAACATGCGAAGAGCGTCGAAGAAGGCAATTTAGGGAGAGTTTTTCGATTGACCAGAATTTATGTGTAGCAACAGTTTTACATTTTCCCAATGAAAGAGTTGACCTTGATAGCCCTACAACAACAAGCAAGCTTCAAGAGGATAACTTGCTGAATATGCTAGAG GAACCGTATCCAAGGATTGATAAGATACAACAGTATGATCCGGCTTTCATCTTACGGTTGTCAATTCATGGTCTATCAATGGGTTACTTTGAGCTTTTGGAATTCGCGGGCCTTGGTTTACTTGCACTATCTATTATGAGCATATCTTCACCTGACCAAGGAATTAGGAAACTGGGTTATGATGCTCTTGGATTATTCACTAACGCCTTATACAAGAAG gatgagcaaaacaagaagtcTTTGTCGCCGCTTCGACTTCTTTTATTATCTTTGCAAAATGGTATAACTCAAGAAATGCAAAGAATACCTTCTGTGTCAGCTATTTTCGCTGCTGAAGCTTCTCTAGTATTGTTGGATCCTTCAAGTGATCATCACGTTGCCATATCCGAACTGTTGAGACGCTCGCCGTTGAATTTGAAG AATATTCCATTATTTGATACATTGTTTGAGAGTTGCTCGATTAAGTTCAAGACAGACAAGCTATGGATACTTCGACTATCCTATTCGGGATTAAATTTGGATGATGATGCTGAAATATTTCAGTCGAAATGTCTTCACAAGATGTTGAGTTTTTATTCGTCTCCTCTCTCTGATTATGAGTCCAaaattctcattcttcag ATAGTGAAGAAAGCTGTTAAGTTGCATACACTAGCTCGTTATTTAGTCAAGTCATGTGGATTGCTTTCGTGGTTATCATCTGTTTTTTGTTTCTGTGATAAGAGGCTATATGGTGACGATAAGGACCAATCTGTAAAGGCTATGACGATCAGTTTAGAG GTCGTCAATGATATTATTTCGCAGAGTACGATTACTAAATTGCTCCAGAACTACCACCTTGAACAGTTATCAGAGCTTTCGTCTCATCTGtacaaatttatttttgaaaatttagTGCTGATAAAGCAAAATGCACCGTTGATTCATTTGATTTTGCAAATAGTGGTGACAACTTTGCGGGTTACTCAGAAAAGAGAAATGTTTGAGCCACATTTAAACTTGCCAGATCAGCCGCGATTTAACTTGTCGTATGACAGCTTATTTCCACTGTACCAAGCCATTGATGGTGGACATGACAAAGGATTTGGTCTTACTGCTGACCTTGTGCTGAAGGCCGTACTTACAAGTGCACCGCCTATTCTCAACCGCAGG GATATATCAAAAATCACAAGGTTTGTTAGGTGGGCGATCCCTGTTGCGTCGATGCCATATAGTGAAGAGAAACTTGTACTCAGAGATTCTGAACTCCAATCGACAACCTTTTCCGGGGAACAACAATCTAAAAATACTTTACTTTCAACACTTTTACGATGGGTGGCAGCTTCTGTGATTCTAGGAAGGATATCTAGAACTTCATGCAAAATCGATACCTTTGCTCTGGAAAGTAGAAAGGAGTATACAAAGGAAGAAAGTCTAAAGTCGCTATTGGACAACCTAAGGGAAAGGCATGACAAGGgaattgatgatgattttgatgaagggCGAGAAGATGATCATAGTAACATTGTGGGGTTAGCAGTGACAATTTTGTATCTTCAGCAACTCCTTGGAACGAATGACAAAGTAATCCAACCCGTTGTTTCGGCTTTAAGTTTATTACTCCTACCCGATGACTCTGAAAGTGCTG GAGGAGCAGTTTCTTTGATTGGTGACCAAGGTAGATACTTGGAATCACTGTGTGCAGATATTAGTTGTCCGGCTGAAGCTAATCTTGCTTGGAGATG GTCATTTGATCGACCATGGGAGGACTCGTCTTCAGAGCTAACAGAGCTGCAGAAGTTTGATGAATACAATGCTTGCGAAACTAGTTTGCTAATATTTTCAAATGCTGTTGGAGGAAGGTTGGTAAATTTGCCTGTTTTATCGCATCAAGATTTGAATGATTCGGGTGTTTTCGGATGGGAGAGAAACATTCTTTCAACAGGTTAA